The Dehalococcoidia bacterium genomic sequence TCGACCCGGCGCGAGACTACGCCCAGCAGGTCGCCCGCCTTCTCTTTCATGTCCTCGGGTTCGTACTCCATGCGCAGCTCGACTTCAGTGACTCCGGCCGCGATCGGCCGGAAGGTGACGACGCCATTGTTGACGGTGCCCCCTTCGCTCTCCCAGGCGATCACCTGGTCCGGCACCTGGCGGGTGATGTGCGCGAACCACTCCTTGCGCTCGCCCCCGACTTCCGCGGCCCAGAAGAGACGCGAGTCGTCGATCTGGCGGACCTCCTTGACACCCTCCATGAAATTCGGGAACTCCTCGAACTGGGTCCACTGGTTATAGGCGGTCTGCAAGGGGACCCCGACCTCGATCTTCTTGTCTACGCTCGGCATCTGGCTCTCCTCTCGGTGGTCTCTGAGAAGACAGTAGGAACACGGCGGGGCCATACGTTTAAGCCCGGCGCCGCTTTCGCTATCAAGGCCATCTCAGACGCGCACAGGGAGCCGAGCCCAAACTGCAATGACGGCGTCCGGTTGCATGTCCGGTAAGCAATTCGCAACGGCGAAGCGGTCCCGCCTCGGGGCCGGGCTACATCGAAGCAAGCGGCGAGACCGGCCCAGCCGGGCGCCGCGGCCCGATAGGTCACTTGGGGCGCACGCCGCCCGGGTGACGCGAATCGCTCTGGCTAGCGGCCGGCGTCAGCTATCCCGATAATCCGCCGCGCTTCGGC encodes the following:
- a CDS encoding SRPBCC family protein; its protein translation is MPSVDKKIEVGVPLQTAYNQWTQFEEFPNFMEGVKEVRQIDDSRLFWAAEVGGERKEWFAHITRQVPDQVIAWESEGGTVNNGVVTFRPIAAGVTEVELRMEYEPEDMKEKAGDLLGVVSRRVEGDLERFKEFIESRGRETGAWRGEISGGSTETSGYSGPATP